A window of the Sphingobium sp. CAP-1 genome harbors these coding sequences:
- a CDS encoding carbon-nitrogen hydrolase family protein — protein sequence MTDFSISIIQAPPVFLNLAASMDRAEELIRDAARLGATVVVFPEAWLPGYPVWLDESAGAALWGHRPAELLFRILFANCPVLEGPEIARLADLAAELSVEIVMGIQERRGSSIYNSVVRVTPSGWRDIHRKVMPTHNERLIWAAADGSTLRPWPGTHGPVGALICWEHWMPLARAARHQHGEVLHFALWPAVTELHLLASRHYAFEGQCYVAAAGTVLTRHDVLEGFDSLDTAEPGARLMLEAIPAERELLKSGGSAIIGPDASIVAIAASGDTSTLSATIDPDKLAEGRLYLDTAGHYSRPDIFELLVDTRERPGVRFTN from the coding sequence GTGACGGATTTCTCCATCTCGATCATCCAGGCGCCGCCCGTCTTCCTCAATCTCGCCGCCAGTATGGACCGGGCGGAGGAACTGATCCGTGATGCGGCCCGGCTTGGCGCCACGGTTGTGGTGTTCCCGGAAGCCTGGTTGCCCGGCTACCCGGTATGGCTGGACGAGAGCGCCGGAGCGGCGCTTTGGGGGCATCGCCCCGCGGAGTTGTTGTTTCGTATATTGTTCGCGAACTGCCCGGTCTTGGAAGGACCGGAAATCGCGCGACTTGCCGATCTTGCGGCGGAACTGTCCGTCGAGATCGTCATGGGCATTCAGGAACGGCGCGGCTCGAGCATCTACAATAGCGTCGTTCGCGTGACCCCGAGCGGATGGCGCGATATCCACCGCAAGGTCATGCCAACGCATAATGAGCGGCTGATCTGGGCGGCCGCCGACGGCAGCACCTTGAGGCCCTGGCCCGGAACGCACGGACCTGTCGGCGCACTTATCTGTTGGGAGCATTGGATGCCGCTCGCCAGGGCGGCACGGCATCAACATGGCGAGGTTTTGCATTTCGCCTTGTGGCCCGCAGTGACGGAACTCCACCTTCTTGCAAGCCGTCACTATGCTTTCGAAGGCCAATGCTATGTCGCCGCGGCGGGCACCGTCCTGACCCGGCACGATGTGCTCGAAGGGTTCGATAGCCTCGATACTGCCGAACCCGGTGCGCGTTTGATGTTGGAGGCGATCCCCGCAGAGCGCGAATTGCTGAAATCGGGGGGAAGCGCCATCATCGGCCCTGATGCCTCGATTGTCGCGATCGCCGCGAGCGGGGATACTTCGACGCTCTCCGCCACGATCGATCCGGACAAGCTGGCCGAAGGGCGCCTCTATCTCGACACCGCGGGTCATTATTCGAGGCCCGACATCTTCGAGCTGCTTGTGGATACGCGAGAACGGCCGGGCGTGCGATTCACCAACTGA
- a CDS encoding DUF1223 domain-containing protein, translating into MGVIESGRGDAQTASPRRGGPVLVELYQSQGCSSCPPANANLNALADRPDVVALSFGVTYWDYLGWRDSFATPQFTQRQWDYSRYNRLGNVATPQIWINGSKTVIGNSRAELDASIRAARNDGPPLTIANGKINVGSGRAPAGGADIWIANYDPRTVQVAIRAGENGGRTLPHRNIVRRLTKIGHWNGSANSFALPQAAPGLATAAFLQAGRGGPVLAVTKAS; encoded by the coding sequence ATGGGCGTGATCGAGTCGGGCCGCGGCGATGCCCAAACGGCGTCGCCCCGGCGTGGCGGTCCTGTTCTGGTCGAACTGTATCAGAGTCAGGGGTGCTCGAGTTGTCCGCCGGCGAACGCCAATCTGAACGCGCTCGCCGATCGTCCTGATGTCGTGGCCCTGTCCTTCGGCGTCACCTATTGGGACTATCTCGGTTGGCGCGACAGCTTTGCTACGCCGCAATTCACGCAGCGGCAGTGGGATTATTCGCGCTACAATCGTCTGGGCAATGTCGCGACCCCGCAGATTTGGATCAACGGCAGCAAGACGGTCATCGGCAACAGCCGAGCCGAACTCGACGCATCGATCCGCGCGGCACGCAATGACGGCCCCCCGCTCACAATCGCGAACGGCAAGATCAACGTCGGCTCAGGTCGCGCTCCAGCGGGCGGCGCCGATATCTGGATCGCCAACTATGACCCTCGAACGGTCCAGGTCGCGATCAGGGCCGGCGAGAACGGCGGCCGAACGCTCCCGCATCGCAACATCGTTCGCCGGCTGACCAAAATCGGGCATTGGAATGGAAGCGCCAACAGCTTTGCGCTGCCGCAGGCCGCCCCAGGTTTGGCAACAGCCGCGTTCTTGCAGGCTGGACGGGGTGGTCCTGTGCTGGCCGTAACCAAGGCAAGCTGA
- a CDS encoding thioredoxin family protein: MTFLRVLPLAALAVIAAPVQAQPVQPFSLAALKAAQAAGKPVLVDAFAPWCPTCRAQAPTIEKLAKDPAYKNLIILRLDYDNQAAEKRVLGITKQSTLIAYKGNREVGRIVGITDPAQLKAFAAKPLR, translated from the coding sequence ATGACCTTTCTTCGCGTGCTGCCTCTTGCGGCGCTTGCTGTTATTGCTGCTCCGGTTCAGGCGCAGCCGGTTCAACCATTCAGCCTGGCGGCTCTTAAGGCTGCTCAGGCGGCCGGTAAGCCCGTCCTGGTGGATGCCTTTGCGCCCTGGTGTCCCACTTGTCGCGCCCAGGCGCCGACGATCGAAAAGCTTGCCAAGGATCCTGCATACAAAAACCTGATCATCCTTCGCCTCGACTATGACAATCAGGCGGCCGAGAAGAGGGTGCTTGGGATCACGAAGCAAAGCACGCTGATCGCCTACAAAGGAAACCGGGAAGTCGGCAGGATCGTCGGCATTACGGATCCTGCGCAGTTGAAGGCGTTCGCCGCAAAGCCCCTGCGCTGA
- a CDS encoding DoxX family protein: MNIYARIGQKLDQLPGSILLLVARFGVAGVFFMSGRTKVDGILHITDSTYSLFETDYRIPLIPPHIAAHLATYQEHLFPILLVLGLFNRVAALGLLGMTTVIEVFVYPDAWPTHLSWAGLLLPIIFRGGGKFSLDHLLGIDPVRGKANKDYAAD; encoded by the coding sequence ATGAACATCTATGCCCGTATCGGCCAGAAACTCGATCAACTTCCGGGCTCGATCCTCTTGCTCGTCGCTCGTTTCGGCGTTGCCGGAGTGTTCTTCATGTCCGGCCGCACCAAGGTTGATGGCATTCTTCATATCACCGACAGCACTTACTCGCTGTTCGAGACCGACTATCGCATCCCCTTGATCCCGCCCCACATTGCGGCTCATCTCGCGACCTATCAGGAGCATCTGTTCCCGATCCTGCTTGTGCTCGGCCTGTTCAACCGTGTCGCGGCTCTCGGGCTGCTCGGCATGACGACGGTCATCGAAGTGTTCGTCTATCCCGACGCCTGGCCGACGCACTTGAGCTGGGCCGGATTGCTCCTTCCGATCATATTCCGCGGCGGCGGCAAGTTTTCGCTCGACCATCTGCTCGGGATCGATCCGGTGCGCGGCAAGGCGAACAAGGATTATGCGGCCGATTGA
- a CDS encoding HvfC/BufC N-terminal domain-containing protein — MLDARSFQQGFGAMLASPERASDPAIRRALAVHRNTATKAARDALFANYPVVAALVGEDAFAACATAYVEVSPPAEARLCLYGSRFPAFVDAWTPFAEASYLGAVAALERLVTDALFAADEGLLDPEALAAGIDPDAALRWHPATRTGQSQSPAASLWLAHQADAPPEALDTLIWAPEQFLITRPADAIEVRVIGAPTRAFLAGSTLATAAENAASEGGDVAAIFATLLSAGAFAGHIQQGENP; from the coding sequence ATGCTTGACGCTCGCTCATTTCAGCAAGGGTTCGGTGCGATGCTTGCTTCGCCGGAACGAGCGTCCGACCCGGCGATCAGACGTGCCCTGGCCGTGCACCGCAACACTGCAACAAAGGCCGCGCGCGACGCTCTGTTCGCCAACTACCCGGTCGTGGCGGCACTGGTTGGCGAGGACGCCTTCGCAGCCTGCGCAACGGCCTATGTCGAAGTGTCACCGCCGGCGGAAGCGCGCCTGTGCCTTTATGGCTCCAGATTTCCGGCATTTGTCGATGCCTGGACTCCCTTTGCCGAAGCATCCTATCTCGGCGCCGTTGCTGCGCTTGAGCGCCTGGTGACGGATGCGCTGTTCGCGGCGGACGAAGGCCTTCTCGATCCCGAAGCGCTCGCAGCGGGCATCGATCCAGATGCGGCACTGCGCTGGCATCCGGCGACACGGACCGGACAGAGCCAGTCGCCCGCTGCAAGCCTGTGGCTTGCTCATCAGGCCGACGCGCCGCCCGAAGCCCTCGATACGCTCATCTGGGCGCCGGAGCAGTTCCTCATCACCCGCCCGGCCGATGCGATTGAGGTCCGGGTGATCGGCGCGCCTACGCGCGCCTTCCTTGCCGGCTCGACGCTCGCAACCGCAGCAGAGAACGCCGCCAGCGAAGGCGGCGATGTCGCCGCGATCTTCGCGACCTTGCTTTCGGCCGGCGCCTTTGCCGGACATATCCAACAGGGAGAAAATCCATGA
- the bufB gene encoding MNIO family bufferin maturase, whose amino-acid sequence MSMTAGLGFKLEHLDEALTARNPGLWFEVHAENYMVDGGPRLRALVALASQFPISLHGVGLSLASAEPPTPEHLTLLRRLVDRIQPAAVSDHLAWQKWEGAHHADFLPFPRTREALAITADNVARVQDALGRAIMVENPSLYVDLPGHELDEAAFLSQLATRTGCGLLVDVNNIFVSAANLNFSAEARIDAIPASIVGEIHLAGHRPDPDPTSGLLIDSHDASVSDPVWLLYQRLIDRIGPRPTIIERDDEIPQFNELMLERDRAHRLLEQRMPVDA is encoded by the coding sequence ATGTCCATGACCGCAGGCCTGGGCTTCAAGCTCGAGCATCTCGATGAAGCGCTGACGGCGCGAAACCCGGGCCTGTGGTTCGAGGTGCACGCGGAGAATTACATGGTGGACGGGGGGCCGCGCTTGCGGGCGCTCGTCGCGCTTGCCTCGCAATTCCCGATCTCGCTGCACGGCGTCGGCCTATCGCTTGCCTCGGCCGAACCGCCGACACCGGAGCATCTGACGCTTCTGCGACGCCTCGTCGATCGAATCCAGCCGGCCGCTGTCTCCGATCATCTCGCATGGCAGAAATGGGAAGGCGCGCATCACGCCGATTTCCTACCCTTTCCGCGGACACGCGAGGCGCTCGCCATCACGGCCGACAATGTCGCGCGCGTCCAAGATGCGCTCGGCCGGGCCATCATGGTCGAGAATCCATCACTTTATGTCGATCTGCCCGGACACGAACTCGATGAGGCTGCCTTCCTTTCGCAGCTCGCGACGCGGACCGGCTGCGGCCTTCTCGTCGACGTGAACAACATCTTCGTCAGTGCGGCGAACCTCAATTTCTCGGCCGAGGCGCGGATCGATGCAATCCCGGCGTCGATCGTGGGCGAGATCCATCTCGCCGGGCACCGTCCCGATCCCGACCCGACCAGCGGATTGTTGATCGACAGCCATGACGCTTCGGTCTCCGATCCTGTCTGGCTGCTCTATCAGCGGCTGATCGACCGGATTGGCCCGCGACCGACGATCATCGAACGCGACGACGAGATCCCCCAGTTCAACGAACTCATGCTTGAGCGCGACCGCGCGCATCGGCTGCTCGAACAACGGATGCCGGTCGATGCTTGA
- a CDS encoding BufA1 family periplasmic bufferin-type metallophore produces the protein MTNRKTAALSALLLASLAAGATTAAHAQAKKPMEKCYGVSKAGKNDCKAGAGTTCAGTSKIDYQRDAWKLVPAGTCTKIKTPKGYGSLTPKA, from the coding sequence ATGACCAATCGTAAGACCGCCGCGCTCAGCGCGCTGCTGCTCGCCTCGCTCGCTGCCGGCGCAACCACCGCGGCGCATGCTCAAGCCAAGAAGCCGATGGAAAAGTGCTACGGCGTTTCCAAGGCCGGCAAGAACGACTGCAAGGCTGGCGCCGGCACAACCTGCGCGGGCACGTCGAAGATCGACTATCAGCGCGACGCCTGGAAGCTGGTGCCTGCCGGCACCTGCACCAAAATCAAGACGCCCAAGGGCTACGGCTCGCTGACCCCCAAAGCGTAA
- the bufA2 gene encoding BufA2 family periplasmic bufferin-type metallophore: MKTFKTGAAIASAAAMLALAGAATTAPAYAAGKAKVQPCYGVNSCKGTSDCKSGNHDCKGQNSCKGQGFKDITAKACKAQGGSLTPKAG, from the coding sequence ATGAAGACCTTCAAGACCGGCGCCGCCATCGCCTCCGCCGCTGCCATGCTCGCTCTCGCCGGCGCTGCGACCACCGCTCCGGCTTATGCCGCGGGCAAGGCCAAGGTGCAGCCCTGTTACGGCGTCAATTCGTGCAAGGGCACGTCGGACTGCAAGTCGGGCAACCACGACTGCAAGGGCCAGAACAGCTGCAAGGGCCAGGGTTTCAAGGACATCACCGCCAAGGCCTGCAAGGCACAGGGCGGCAGCCTCACCCCGAAGGCCGGCTAA
- a CDS encoding GNAT family N-acetyltransferase codes for MVAVSLRQATHADAAALGALHVASWHETYTGLVPGEMLAGLSVDARTAMWGNILKAPDEYGCTAVVIAENHGCVVGFGSCGKQRDASLTGKGFSGEFAASLWVLRGNAPARAFYEKLGGIVVDEKIDGVHDAALIEDAYGWRDLSSLGG; via the coding sequence ATGGTCGCCGTTTCGCTCCGCCAAGCTACCCATGCGGACGCCGCAGCGCTTGGGGCGTTACATGTCGCTTCATGGCACGAGACATATACCGGCCTCGTTCCAGGCGAGATGTTGGCGGGGCTATCGGTCGACGCGAGAACGGCGATGTGGGGCAATATTCTCAAGGCCCCAGATGAATACGGTTGTACTGCCGTCGTCATCGCCGAGAATCATGGGTGTGTGGTCGGCTTCGGCTCTTGCGGGAAACAACGCGATGCTTCCCTGACCGGCAAGGGATTTAGCGGGGAGTTCGCCGCAAGTCTGTGGGTCTTACGCGGGAACGCCCCTGCGCGAGCCTTCTACGAAAAGCTCGGTGGCATTGTCGTGGACGAGAAAATCGACGGCGTGCACGACGCCGCCCTCATAGAGGATGCCTACGGCTGGCGCGATCTTTCGTCGCTCGGCGGCTAA
- a CDS encoding NrsF family protein yields MPSDFLIDQLVGDLRPVRRSNPRRQLAILLGLAAIELAGFLALGTLRPDAAAALGRAAFWWKMGGLALLAAFGVHIALGSFNPVSSPRSGLRRWLAVVAGLFLAGWVIDAAGQGVDALATRLMWRMGVECLTVMSILSIPPVIALGVMMRRGAPTDRQASSVAVGVAAATWGALIFAFHCPSDDPFYIVFWYSLGVGTITLIARVILPRISRW; encoded by the coding sequence ATGCCGAGTGATTTTCTGATAGATCAGCTGGTTGGCGATCTGCGCCCGGTGCGCCGGTCGAATCCGCGTCGTCAGTTGGCCATTTTGCTCGGTCTGGCAGCGATCGAGCTCGCCGGGTTCCTGGCGCTCGGCACGCTGCGCCCTGATGCGGCGGCGGCCCTTGGTCGCGCGGCATTCTGGTGGAAGATGGGAGGCCTCGCCCTTTTGGCGGCCTTCGGCGTCCATATCGCACTCGGCTCGTTCAATCCCGTTTCTTCACCGCGCTCGGGGCTGCGCCGCTGGCTCGCAGTTGTCGCGGGCCTCTTTCTTGCCGGCTGGGTGATTGATGCAGCAGGCCAGGGCGTGGACGCGCTCGCGACGCGCCTGATGTGGCGCATGGGTGTCGAATGCCTCACGGTCATGAGCATCCTGTCGATCCCGCCGGTGATTGCGCTCGGCGTGATGATGCGCCGCGGCGCGCCCACCGACAGGCAAGCGAGCTCCGTCGCGGTAGGCGTCGCTGCGGCGACGTGGGGCGCGTTGATCTTCGCGTTCCACTGTCCCAGTGATGATCCGTTCTACATCGTGTTTTGGTACTCGCTCGGCGTGGGCACGATCACATTGATTGCGAGGGTGATCCTGCCACGTATTTCGCGCTGGTGA
- a CDS encoding sigma-70 family RNA polymerase sigma factor, with product MVAAQQGNAGAYRRLLDELRKWLCRFYARRLPPAMVEDAVQDALIAIHDKRHTYDPERPFKPWLVAVARYKWIDRLRSMGRATTEELPDDIAVEDHESSVTSSVVLAQLMTELKPAQAEAIRLVKIEGFSVEEASARTGQSGSLIKVNIHRGLARLAAIVQKQPDAE from the coding sequence ATGGTCGCGGCCCAGCAGGGCAATGCCGGGGCATACAGGCGGCTCCTCGACGAGCTGAGGAAATGGCTATGCCGGTTCTATGCCCGTCGTCTGCCGCCGGCCATGGTCGAGGATGCCGTGCAGGATGCGCTGATCGCGATTCACGACAAGCGTCATACCTATGATCCCGAACGCCCGTTCAAGCCCTGGCTTGTCGCGGTGGCTCGTTACAAATGGATCGATCGCCTCCGGTCGATGGGACGAGCGACGACGGAAGAACTGCCGGACGACATCGCGGTCGAGGACCATGAGAGCAGCGTGACGAGTTCTGTGGTCCTGGCCCAATTGATGACCGAACTAAAGCCGGCTCAGGCTGAGGCCATTCGACTCGTGAAGATTGAAGGTTTTTCCGTCGAGGAAGCGTCCGCGCGGACCGGCCAGTCCGGATCGCTGATCAAGGTGAACATTCATCGTGGGCTGGCGCGACTGGCCGCGATCGTTCAGAAGCAGCCCGATGCCGAGTGA
- a CDS encoding helix-turn-helix domain-containing protein: MAQSALDQILAVLAVDVKEFAVCEFASSSAIEIPPLEQIEVHFVLAGSLHLSIGDDPIMTVPQGGIVLVPPLVRQIIGGSPAPSSMFSPSETCSRRRDGLMHYDASLGEPASVLIACGQITADFAGSFGPFDGLKEPIYSLLADEPFVRSAFERILLETRITSIGSKALIASLMKSCLILAIRRFAERQGSRRALPGLFEGPSLARAVAQVMENPAANHTLVGLARSAGMSRSKFAKVFAETVGSPPMEFVARTRLDHARNLLLSTQLPVSIVANRVGFISRSHFSRAFRNAFGMDPTKLRKTRDHQEMVDV; this comes from the coding sequence ATGGCACAGTCGGCACTCGATCAGATTCTAGCCGTCCTCGCGGTGGACGTGAAGGAATTCGCGGTATGCGAATTTGCTTCGAGTTCGGCGATCGAGATTCCGCCGCTAGAACAGATCGAAGTCCATTTCGTGCTCGCGGGCAGCTTGCACCTCAGCATCGGCGATGACCCGATCATGACGGTTCCGCAGGGCGGGATTGTTTTGGTTCCGCCTCTTGTCAGGCAGATCATCGGCGGCTCGCCAGCGCCCTCCTCCATGTTCAGTCCATCGGAAACCTGTAGTCGGCGGCGCGATGGCTTGATGCATTATGATGCCTCTCTGGGCGAGCCTGCCAGCGTGCTCATCGCATGTGGGCAGATAACGGCGGATTTCGCGGGATCGTTCGGGCCGTTTGATGGACTCAAGGAGCCAATCTACTCGTTGCTCGCCGACGAGCCGTTCGTCCGCAGCGCGTTCGAACGGATATTGCTCGAGACTCGGATCACGTCGATTGGTAGCAAGGCGCTAATTGCCTCGCTTATGAAAAGCTGCCTGATTCTCGCGATCCGGCGATTTGCGGAGAGGCAAGGATCGCGAAGGGCATTGCCCGGACTATTCGAGGGTCCATCGCTCGCGCGGGCCGTCGCCCAGGTCATGGAAAATCCGGCTGCCAATCACACCTTGGTGGGTCTCGCCCGGAGCGCGGGCATGAGCCGTTCCAAGTTCGCCAAGGTGTTCGCTGAGACCGTAGGATCTCCGCCGATGGAATTCGTGGCACGCACACGCCTCGACCATGCTCGCAACCTGCTGCTTTCCACGCAGCTTCCGGTGTCGATCGTCGCCAATCGTGTCGGCTTCATCAGTCGCAGCCATTTCAGCCGCGCCTTTCGGAATGCCTTTGGGATGGACCCGACCAAGTTGCGGAAAACCCGTGATCATCAGGAGATGGTTGATGTGTAA
- a CDS encoding NAD(P)/FAD-dependent oxidoreductase, whose product MVVGAGFAGLAACAELARHPIDVTLIDRQNHHLFQPLLYQVATAGLSPADVAAPVRSIVKKHPRTRVLLDGVEGIDHQRRRIILTTGATTHYDALILATGATHSYFGHGDWARHAPGIKTIDDALHVRRRILLALEQAETNRQENVEERSEFLTFLVIGGGPTGVEMAGAIAELTRHAADMDFRFITRKCVRIILIEAGPRLLASFPEKLSAAAARALRDLGVEVRVGGRVTEVDEAGVVVNGERIRAATIVWAAGVKASPAAAWLGVESDRAGRVIVDSNLEVPGRPNVFVVGDTAAVTSAGAVPVPGIAPAAKQQGQYAARRIAAKLGEKRLPPPFRYRHYASLATIGRKNAVVDLGWLRFSGLFAWLLWSTAHIYFLVGFRNRLVVGANWLWNYITFDRGARLITGLDADTARGETAMDQPAE is encoded by the coding sequence GTGGTCGTCGGCGCCGGTTTTGCCGGTCTCGCAGCGTGCGCCGAACTCGCGCGCCATCCCATCGATGTTACCTTGATCGACCGGCAGAACCACCATCTGTTTCAGCCGCTGCTCTACCAGGTCGCGACTGCCGGCTTGTCGCCGGCGGATGTCGCGGCTCCGGTGCGCTCGATCGTAAAAAAGCACCCGCGCACCCGCGTGTTGCTCGATGGCGTCGAGGGCATCGATCACCAGCGTCGCCGGATCATCCTCACCACGGGGGCGACGACGCACTATGACGCCCTCATCTTGGCGACGGGCGCGACCCACAGCTATTTCGGCCACGGCGACTGGGCGCGGCATGCACCTGGTATCAAGACGATCGACGACGCGCTCCATGTCCGCCGACGGATCTTGCTCGCGCTCGAGCAGGCGGAAACCAATCGTCAGGAGAATGTCGAGGAGCGCAGCGAATTCCTCACCTTTCTGGTAATCGGCGGCGGCCCCACGGGCGTCGAGATGGCGGGCGCGATTGCCGAGCTGACGCGGCACGCCGCGGACATGGACTTCCGCTTCATCACGCGAAAATGCGTCCGGATCATTTTGATCGAGGCGGGTCCGAGACTGCTCGCATCCTTCCCCGAGAAACTGAGCGCAGCCGCGGCAAGGGCGTTGCGCGATCTCGGGGTCGAAGTGCGCGTCGGCGGTCGCGTAACTGAGGTCGATGAGGCCGGTGTGGTCGTAAACGGTGAACGGATCCGCGCGGCAACGATCGTCTGGGCCGCCGGCGTCAAGGCGTCGCCTGCGGCGGCCTGGCTGGGCGTGGAGTCGGACCGGGCAGGCCGTGTCATCGTCGACAGCAATCTGGAGGTGCCCGGAAGGCCGAATGTCTTTGTCGTCGGAGATACCGCAGCTGTCACGAGCGCCGGCGCGGTGCCGGTCCCAGGCATTGCGCCAGCGGCAAAGCAGCAGGGCCAGTATGCCGCACGGCGAATAGCCGCCAAACTTGGCGAAAAACGGCTACCGCCTCCCTTCCGGTACAGGCACTATGCCAGTCTCGCGACGATCGGACGCAAGAATGCTGTCGTCGATCTGGGATGGCTTCGCTTCTCCGGACTATTCGCCTGGCTCTTGTGGTCGACTGCGCACATCTATTTCCTGGTCGGCTTTCGCAACCGCTTGGTCGTGGGCGCGAACTGGCTGTGGAACTACATCACGTTCGATCGCGGTGCGCGCCTCATCACCGGACTTGATGCCGACACGGCCCGGGGCGAGACAGCCATGGACCAGCCAGCAGAATAG
- a CDS encoding BufA1 family periplasmic bufferin-type metallophore translates to MNKATTIVSAAGLFAAVAIAANAAHGQVNVPKPTYKFEKCYGVVKAGENDCFGPANACGGTSKADRQADAWIYVPAGTCKKIAGGSTAPVKS, encoded by the coding sequence ATGAACAAGGCTACCACTATCGTCAGCGCCGCGGGACTCTTTGCCGCGGTCGCCATCGCGGCGAATGCCGCGCACGGCCAGGTCAACGTGCCAAAGCCCACCTACAAATTCGAAAAGTGCTATGGCGTCGTGAAGGCAGGCGAAAATGACTGCTTCGGGCCGGCAAACGCTTGTGGCGGAACGTCAAAGGCCGATCGTCAGGCCGATGCCTGGATTTATGTGCCGGCCGGGACGTGCAAGAAGATCGCCGGAGGGTCGACTGCGCCCGTGAAGTCCTGA
- the bufB gene encoding MNIO family bufferin maturase has protein sequence MHRAPGADWVGIGLRGPYHAEFSDPENDPAIDWLEIHAENYFDRSGPRYRSLVAIADRYPISVHGVGLSLGSAEPVDEDHLERLAALVDGVGACQISEHLAWCRLGTIYYNDLLPLPLNEEVLDVVSRNVERTQCRLGRNILIENPSAYVDVPGGTMSEGAFLKRLVERTGCGLLADLNNLVVSAGNLGRSPLDWLEEVPLQSIGEIHLAGHESDAAGSGLLVDTHGSDVGEGVWTLYANLVARIGPRPTIIERDCNFPPLRTLLAEADRASAILGCSPR, from the coding sequence ATGCACCGGGCACCGGGCGCCGACTGGGTCGGGATCGGATTGCGCGGTCCCTATCATGCGGAATTTAGCGATCCCGAGAACGACCCCGCCATCGACTGGCTGGAGATCCATGCCGAAAACTATTTTGATCGGTCTGGCCCTCGGTATCGCTCGCTCGTGGCGATCGCGGATCGCTATCCTATCAGTGTGCATGGCGTGGGATTGTCGCTCGGCTCGGCCGAGCCGGTCGATGAGGACCATCTCGAGCGTCTCGCCGCGCTCGTCGATGGTGTCGGTGCGTGCCAGATCTCCGAGCATCTCGCATGGTGTCGGCTCGGAACGATCTACTACAACGATCTCCTGCCTCTCCCGTTGAACGAGGAGGTACTGGATGTCGTCTCGCGCAATGTCGAACGGACGCAGTGCCGGCTCGGCCGAAATATCCTGATCGAAAATCCTTCAGCATATGTGGATGTCCCGGGCGGGACGATGAGCGAAGGGGCCTTTCTGAAACGGCTCGTCGAGCGGACCGGCTGCGGATTGCTTGCCGATCTCAACAATCTGGTCGTCTCGGCTGGCAATCTGGGTCGGTCCCCGCTTGATTGGCTTGAGGAGGTTCCGCTGCAATCGATCGGTGAAATCCACCTTGCTGGCCATGAATCGGATGCCGCCGGCAGCGGCTTGCTGGTCGATACCCATGGCAGCGACGTCGGCGAGGGTGTGTGGACACTCTACGCCAATCTCGTCGCGCGCATCGGTCCGAGGCCCACGATCATCGAGCGCGACTGCAATTTCCCGCCGCTCCGCACGCTGCTGGCAGAGGCGGACCGAGCAAGCGCCATTCTCGGGTGCTCCCCACGATGA
- a CDS encoding HvfC/BufC N-terminal domain-containing protein: protein MTGCSLAEFQSRFADGLLADAPTPGASAAVRGYAIHARNVRNSLVAALEQCFPVVRTLVGDAFFAEAARQFIGSSPPTKSWLTAYGDGFPKFLSEYRPASELPYLANVAELERGRIRAVFSEDAAAIDLQALTLLSPAVLMELTVDIHPCATIIPTDFPIYRIWMAHQDPDGLEQLATVPPGPGNEIVLVTRTVDGEALVSRFEAARATFLIALANGVPLGSSWSQALNDDPEFDLTSALRELAMLRAFGPSSI from the coding sequence ATGACGGGCTGTAGCCTCGCCGAATTTCAGTCGCGCTTCGCTGACGGGCTGCTTGCAGATGCGCCCACCCCCGGCGCCTCCGCCGCCGTTCGCGGCTACGCTATTCACGCCCGCAATGTCCGAAACTCACTCGTAGCGGCGCTCGAACAGTGCTTTCCTGTGGTCCGCACGCTCGTGGGGGACGCCTTTTTTGCCGAGGCGGCGCGCCAATTCATCGGAAGCTCTCCGCCGACCAAATCGTGGCTGACGGCCTATGGCGACGGCTTTCCGAAATTCTTGTCAGAATATCGGCCCGCATCGGAACTGCCGTACCTCGCCAACGTCGCGGAGCTGGAACGCGGCCGGATCCGCGCGGTGTTCTCAGAGGACGCGGCGGCAATCGATCTGCAGGCGCTTACGCTGCTTTCGCCGGCCGTGCTCATGGAGCTGACGGTAGATATCCATCCGTGCGCGACGATCATCCCGACCGACTTTCCGATCTATCGAATCTGGATGGCTCATCAGGATCCTGACGGTCTCGAGCAATTGGCGACGGTCCCGCCCGGCCCGGGCAACGAGATCGTACTTGTCACGCGGACGGTGGACGGCGAGGCGCTGGTCAGTCGCTTCGAGGCGGCGCGCGCGACATTTCTCATCGCGCTGGCGAATGGTGTCCCGCTGGGATCGTCGTGGAGCCAGGCATTGAACGACGATCCGGAATTCGATCTGACATCTGCGTTGCGCGAGCTGGCTATGCTGCGCGCGTTCGGTCCGTCGAGCATATAG